The following proteins are encoded in a genomic region of Garra rufa unplaced genomic scaffold, GarRuf1.0 hap1_unplaced_002, whole genome shotgun sequence:
- the LOC141305373 gene encoding uncharacterized protein: MALKEESQELNEMEEKNHDFINGEKSFSRSQTETTSSRKKTRKTGRSYFTCQQCGKSFNQRDSIKRHMRVHTGEKPYTCQQCGKSFTQPGHLGVHMRIHTGEKPYVCEQCGKSFTESGKLGVHMRVHTGEKPYFCVQCGKIFTLKGSLTRHMKIHEQPYMCDQCGKSFDQHENLEVHKRAHKVSPYTCSECGKSFSQKRCFEEHRRIHSGEQPYTCPQCGKRFIYKINLQDHIRIHTGEKPFTCQQCGKSFTQSGKLGVHMRVHTGEKPYTCQQCGRSFSQKGNLNSHLRVHSGEKSATCDHSLAKTNNVFFVVTMV, from the coding sequence ATGgccctgaaagaggagagtcaagaactgaatgaaatggaagagaaaaatcatgatttcataaatggagaaaaatcttttagtcgttcacagactgaaacgacttcctcaagaaaaaagactagaaagacaggaagaagttatttcacctgccaacagtgtggaaaatctTTCAATCAAAGAGATAgtattaaaagacacatgagagttcacacaggagagaaaccttacacctgccaacagtgtggaaagagtttcactcaacctggacaccttggagtccacatgagaattcacaccggagagaagccgtatgtctgtgaacagtgtggaaagagtttcactgaatcTGGTAAGCTtggagtccacatgagagttcacactggagagaaaccttatttcTGCGTACAGTGTGGAAAGATTTTtactctaaaaggaagccttaccAGACATATGAAAATTCACGAACAGCCTTatatgtgtgatcagtgtggaaagagttttgatcaacatgaaaaccttgaagtccataaGAGAGCTCATAAAGTGAGTCcttacacatgctctgagtgtggaaagagttttagtcaaaaaaggtgcTTTGAAGAACACAGGAGAATCCACTCcggagagcaaccctacacatgccctcaatgcggaaagaggtttatttataaaataaacctTCAAGACCACAttagaattcacacaggagagaagcctttcacttgccagcaatgtggaaagagttttactcaatCTGGAAAGCTtggagtccacatgagagttcacactggagagaaaccttacacctgccagcaatgtggaagaagtttcagccaaaaaggaaaccttaacagccaCCTGAGAGTTCACTCTGGGGAAAAGTCAGCTACATGTGATCACTCCCTTGCAAAAACTAACAATGTTTTTTTCGttgtaaccatggtttaa